A genomic region of Streptomyces sp. NBC_00247 contains the following coding sequences:
- a CDS encoding ABC-F family ATP-binding cassette domain-containing protein, whose translation MSAAFLTCSNLSFSWPDGTPVFQGLSFTVGAGRTGLVAPNGAGKSTLLKLITGEYEPATGSVSVSGTLGHLPQDLPLTGGLTVAEVLGVAPVIRALDAIESGDTSEEHFAVIGDDWDVEERTRAQLDRLGLEDVTLTQPLDTLSGGRIVSLGIAAQLLKRPDVLLLDEPSNNLDLDARKKLYAVIEEWNGCLLLVSHDRELLDRMDRIAELDRGEVRFHGGNFTSYEEMVRAEREVAEKNVRSAEQEVKREKREMQQARERAQRRSSNAARTIKDAGLPKIVAGGLKRSAQVSAAKADGTHAARVGDARARLDEAGRALRDDQRITLELPGTRVPAGRTVFLGDGVRVRGGDRELFAGEGAHLEIRGPERIALTGSNGAGKSTLLRIVQGGQEPESGTLRRADGRIAYLSQRLDLLDSARTVAEHFAAFAPSLPEAERMTLLARFLFKGSRAHLPVAALSGGERLRATLACVLYAEPAPQLLLLDEPTNNLDLVSVGQLESALNAYQGAFVVVSHDERFLAEIRIDRRLHLADGRLTEADAPGDD comes from the coding sequence ATGTCCGCAGCGTTCCTCACCTGCTCGAACCTCTCCTTCTCCTGGCCCGACGGCACGCCCGTCTTCCAGGGCCTCTCCTTCACCGTCGGCGCCGGCCGTACCGGACTCGTCGCGCCGAACGGTGCGGGCAAGAGCACCCTGCTCAAGTTGATCACCGGTGAGTACGAGCCGGCCACCGGCTCCGTCTCCGTGAGCGGAACACTCGGCCACCTCCCGCAGGACCTGCCGCTCACCGGCGGCCTCACCGTGGCCGAGGTGCTCGGTGTCGCCCCCGTGATCCGCGCGCTCGACGCCATCGAATCCGGCGACACCAGCGAGGAACACTTCGCCGTGATCGGGGACGACTGGGACGTCGAGGAGCGCACCCGGGCGCAACTCGACCGCCTCGGTCTCGAAGACGTCACCCTGACACAGCCTCTGGACACCCTCAGCGGAGGGCGGATCGTCTCGCTCGGGATCGCGGCGCAGCTCCTCAAGCGCCCCGACGTCCTCCTCCTCGACGAACCGAGCAACAACCTCGACCTCGACGCGCGCAAGAAGCTCTACGCCGTGATCGAGGAGTGGAACGGCTGTCTGCTCCTGGTCAGCCACGACCGGGAACTGCTCGACCGGATGGACCGCATCGCCGAGCTCGACCGGGGCGAAGTCCGCTTCCACGGAGGCAACTTCACCTCCTACGAAGAGATGGTGCGCGCCGAGCGGGAGGTAGCCGAGAAGAACGTCCGCAGCGCCGAGCAGGAGGTGAAGCGGGAGAAGAGGGAGATGCAGCAGGCGCGCGAACGCGCCCAGCGCCGTTCGAGCAACGCCGCCCGCACCATCAAGGACGCCGGGCTGCCCAAGATCGTGGCGGGTGGACTGAAGCGCAGTGCCCAGGTGTCGGCGGCCAAGGCGGACGGCACGCACGCCGCCCGCGTCGGGGACGCCCGGGCCCGGCTCGACGAGGCCGGCCGCGCGCTCCGCGACGACCAGCGGATCACCCTGGAACTGCCCGGAACCCGCGTCCCGGCCGGGCGGACCGTCTTCCTCGGCGACGGGGTACGGGTCCGCGGCGGCGACCGCGAGCTGTTCGCAGGGGAAGGAGCGCACCTGGAGATCCGTGGCCCCGAGCGGATCGCGCTCACCGGCTCCAACGGGGCGGGGAAGTCCACCCTGTTGCGGATCGTCCAGGGCGGGCAGGAGCCGGAGAGCGGCACGCTCCGGAGGGCCGACGGCCGCATCGCGTACCTCTCCCAGCGCCTCGACCTGCTCGACTCCGCACGCACCGTCGCCGAGCACTTCGCGGCGTTCGCGCCCTCGCTGCCGGAGGCGGAACGGATGACCCTGCTGGCGCGCTTCCTCTTCAAGGGCTCGCGCGCGCATCTGCCGGTGGCGGCGCTCTCCGGCGGCGAGCGACTGCGCGCCACCCTCGCCTGTGTCCTCTACGCCGAACCAGCCCCGCAACTCCTGCTGCTGGACGAACCCACCAACAATCTCGATCTGGTCAGCGTCGGCCAGTTGGAGAGCGCGCTCAACGCCTACCAGGGAGCCTTCGTGGTGGTCAGCCACGACGAGCGGTTCCTCGCGGAGATCCGGATCGACCGGCGGCTCCACCTGGCCGACGGACGGCTCACGGAGGCGGACGCGCCCGGCGACGACTGA
- a CDS encoding ABC-F family ATP-binding cassette domain-containing protein — protein sequence MSRPALLAHDLVRTLGRRRVLDGVSLTAAPGRRIGLIGENGAGKSTLLRILAGVDEPDSGTVVRPAGLGYLHQEMPYERGASISDVLDDALAESRAGPARLDLLSREIAAAPEGTPAHGDLLTRYAQCLEQAEEHEAWDADRRAGLVLDGLGLGALPHGRTLDSLSGGQRGRLALAALLIRRPTALLLDEPTNHLDDEAAAFLEHRLCEMPGAVVVAGHDRAFLDAVCTDLIDLDPAVRGPVHYGGGYTAYQDQRRAARESWQRRFEEEEKELADLRGAVEVTAHRVAPDRGPRDNEKMGYGHAGGRVQNQIARRVRNAARRLGELERQRVPAPPEPLRFRTPGPEPAAPVNPGEDAPLLSLRDVRVPGRLTLERLDLHPGHRLLVTGPNGAGKSTLLAILAGGLTAPTGRVRRREGLRAGLLAQDTVFDHPGRTVAQTYALGIGEERAERVPLAGLGLFAVRDLDSRVNELSAGQRRRLALALLVADPPDLLLLDEPTNHLSPRLADELEEALGTGPGTVVVASHDRWLRSRWPGTELRLRAPAGERT from the coding sequence ATGAGCCGACCCGCCCTGCTCGCCCACGACCTCGTCCGTACCCTCGGAAGGCGCCGGGTGCTCGACGGCGTCTCCCTCACCGCCGCGCCCGGCCGCCGCATCGGCCTGATCGGGGAGAACGGCGCCGGCAAGTCCACCCTGCTGAGAATCCTCGCCGGAGTGGACGAACCCGACTCCGGGACCGTCGTCCGCCCCGCCGGACTCGGATATCTCCACCAGGAGATGCCGTACGAGAGAGGGGCGAGCATCAGCGACGTGCTCGACGACGCCCTCGCGGAGTCCCGCGCCGGCCCCGCACGGCTCGACCTGCTCTCCCGGGAGATCGCCGCCGCACCCGAGGGCACGCCCGCCCACGGCGACCTCCTCACCCGGTACGCGCAGTGCCTGGAGCAGGCCGAGGAGCACGAGGCCTGGGACGCCGACCGGCGTGCCGGGCTCGTGCTCGACGGCCTCGGCCTCGGCGCCCTGCCCCACGGACGCACCCTCGACTCCCTGTCGGGCGGGCAGCGGGGACGTCTCGCCCTCGCGGCGCTGCTGATCCGCCGGCCCACCGCACTCCTCCTCGACGAACCCACCAACCACCTGGACGACGAGGCCGCCGCCTTCCTGGAACATCGGCTGTGCGAGATGCCCGGAGCCGTCGTGGTGGCGGGCCACGACCGGGCCTTCCTCGACGCCGTCTGCACCGACCTGATCGACCTCGATCCCGCCGTGCGGGGGCCGGTCCACTACGGCGGCGGCTACACCGCCTACCAGGACCAGCGGCGGGCAGCCCGGGAGAGCTGGCAACGCCGCTTCGAGGAGGAGGAGAAGGAACTCGCCGACCTGCGCGGCGCCGTGGAGGTCACGGCCCACCGGGTCGCCCCGGACCGGGGTCCGCGCGACAACGAGAAGATGGGGTACGGCCACGCCGGGGGCCGCGTCCAGAACCAGATCGCCCGCCGGGTGCGCAACGCCGCCCGCCGGCTCGGCGAACTGGAGCGGCAGCGCGTCCCCGCCCCGCCGGAGCCGCTGCGCTTTCGGACGCCGGGACCGGAACCCGCCGCGCCCGTGAACCCTGGCGAGGACGCCCCGCTGCTCTCCCTCCGCGACGTCCGGGTACCCGGACGCCTCACCCTGGAGCGCCTGGACCTCCACCCCGGCCACCGCCTGCTGGTCACCGGACCGAACGGCGCGGGCAAGTCGACGCTCCTCGCTATCCTGGCGGGCGGACTGACGGCCCCCACCGGCCGGGTGCGCCGCCGGGAGGGTCTCCGGGCCGGACTGCTGGCCCAGGACACGGTGTTCGACCACCCTGGCCGCACCGTCGCACAGACGTACGCCCTCGGGATCGGCGAGGAGCGGGCCGAACGCGTCCCGCTCGCCGGGCTCGGGCTCTTCGCCGTGCGGGATCTCGACAGCAGGGTCAACGAACTGTCGGCCGGTCAGCGCCGCAGGCTCGCCCTCGCCCTCCTCGTCGCGGACCCGCCCGACCTGCTGCTGCTCGACGAACCGACCAACCACCTCTCGCCCCGGCTCGCCGACGAGTTGGAGGAAGCGCTCGGCACCGGCCCCGGAACGGTCGTCGTCGCCAGCCACGACCGGTGGCTCAGGTCCCGGTGGCCGGGTACGGAGCTGCGCCTGCGGGCTCCGGCGGGGGAGCGGACGTGA